A genomic stretch from Marinobacter fonticola includes:
- a CDS encoding DUF5666 domain-containing protein, whose protein sequence is MTFSKTLLSVAVLGTLLSACGGGGGSDGSTDSSTDSSSTTTNKTTMGRISGFGSVIVNGVHYDVEGASVTSDGVSITEADLKVGMIVRVKGQSNGDGTGTAVSLSFDDDLEGPVSSVDPTNKQFVVLGQTVIVSADTVFDGITFDTLIADTVVEVSGFFDSTGNIRASLVEKSDSTDFETKGRISGLDTAAETFLLGGLTVSYTGAVLDDIAALAEGLFVEVKTSQPLQNGVLIAEKIEAEEEGVDVEEGEELEISGIITDFSSDGFAVNGQAVRVDAGTEFDGGSAIGLANDVRIEVEGQVDASGVLVAEEVSFEQESQIEVEASLDAVSANSISLLGREFKVNDRTFFKDESSFNDKFLNLEKLLSGQWVEVDAYQATDGSLVATSIERRDIEEESTASLQGPVEESAEPNFKIIGITVTTDTNTSFEGPFPQQGELVEAEGKLTADGVLQADSVEQED, encoded by the coding sequence ATGACGTTTTCCAAGACGCTGCTGAGCGTCGCAGTGCTCGGCACACTCCTCTCTGCCTGTGGCGGTGGTGGTGGCAGCGATGGAAGCACTGACAGCAGCACTGACAGTAGCTCGACGACCACAAACAAGACCACCATGGGGCGCATCAGCGGCTTCGGCTCAGTTATCGTCAACGGCGTGCACTACGACGTTGAGGGGGCTAGCGTAACTTCTGACGGCGTCAGTATCACGGAAGCCGACCTCAAAGTCGGCATGATCGTCCGCGTTAAAGGCCAGTCCAACGGCGATGGCACCGGAACGGCGGTCAGTCTCAGTTTCGATGATGATCTCGAAGGGCCAGTCAGCAGCGTTGATCCGACTAACAAGCAGTTTGTGGTGCTTGGGCAAACAGTCATTGTCAGTGCTGATACGGTTTTCGATGGCATTACCTTTGATACCCTAATCGCCGACACAGTGGTCGAGGTGAGCGGTTTCTTCGACAGCACTGGCAACATCCGTGCAAGCCTTGTCGAGAAGAGCGACAGTACTGATTTCGAAACCAAAGGCCGCATTTCTGGTCTTGATACTGCCGCAGAAACTTTCCTCCTGGGCGGATTGACGGTGAGCTACACCGGCGCAGTGCTTGACGATATTGCTGCGCTCGCTGAGGGGCTCTTCGTGGAGGTCAAGACCAGTCAGCCTTTGCAAAACGGTGTTCTTATCGCTGAGAAGATCGAAGCTGAAGAGGAAGGTGTGGATGTCGAAGAAGGCGAAGAGCTTGAGATCTCAGGCATCATCACCGACTTTAGCTCCGATGGCTTCGCGGTCAACGGCCAAGCAGTGCGGGTCGATGCTGGCACCGAATTTGATGGCGGTTCGGCCATCGGCCTTGCCAATGACGTACGCATCGAGGTAGAAGGCCAGGTCGACGCCAGCGGCGTTCTGGTCGCTGAAGAGGTTTCGTTCGAGCAAGAGAGTCAGATCGAAGTGGAGGCCTCACTGGATGCAGTCAGTGCCAATAGCATCAGCCTGCTCGGCCGCGAGTTCAAGGTCAATGACCGAACTTTCTTTAAAGACGAAAGCTCGTTTAATGACAAATTCCTGAACCTGGAAAAGCTGCTCTCTGGCCAGTGGGTCGAGGTAGATGCCTACCAGGCTACTGATGGCTCTTTGGTCGCTACATCGATTGAGCGCCGTGACATCGAAGAAGAATCAACTGCAAGTCTCCAAGGCCCGGTCGAGGAAAGCGCCGAGCCAAACTTTAAGATCATCGGCATTACTGTAACCACTGATACCAATACTAGCTTCGAGGGCCCTTTCCCACAACAGGGAGAACTAGTAGAAGCCGAAGGTAAACTAACGGCAGATGGCGTACTCCAGGCTGACTCAGTCGAACAGGAGGATTAA
- a CDS encoding LysR family transcriptional regulator, translating to MKKDLKVTLGQVGDYEIRLLKVFEAVVECGGFSAAESELSIGRSTISNHIANLEDRLDLKLCWRGRGGFSLTGEGVEVYELMKALFSALESFRSGVNALHVSLTGELRVIASDAICMDPQSRLPEAIAQFTRAAPDVNVLLDVKALNDIERMILNGEADIGLIPYHRQLSGLKYSTLYVDPCHLYCSRSHPLFGAKQSAELRDQVLRSKVVHAGIHTSPDVGAQLADMNKAAISYFYEARLAMILSGAYIGFMPESYVERQVEAGDLRALIPDTKHYALEVTAITRAHGRANRARDLFMALLAGN from the coding sequence ATGAAGAAAGACCTGAAGGTCACGCTTGGTCAGGTTGGCGATTACGAGATTCGGCTGCTCAAAGTGTTTGAAGCGGTGGTGGAATGTGGCGGGTTCTCGGCGGCGGAGAGCGAACTGAGCATTGGCCGGTCCACCATCAGCAACCATATTGCCAACCTGGAGGACCGGCTGGACCTGAAGCTGTGCTGGCGAGGGCGGGGCGGTTTCTCGCTGACGGGTGAGGGCGTCGAAGTCTACGAGTTGATGAAGGCGCTATTCTCGGCGCTGGAAAGCTTCCGCTCCGGGGTCAACGCACTGCACGTGTCGCTGACCGGGGAACTGCGCGTAATTGCCAGCGACGCCATTTGTATGGATCCTCAGTCGCGCCTGCCAGAAGCGATCGCCCAGTTCACCCGGGCGGCACCGGACGTCAACGTGCTGCTCGATGTAAAAGCTCTCAACGATATTGAGCGCATGATTTTGAACGGCGAAGCGGACATCGGCTTGATTCCCTACCATCGCCAGCTGTCGGGCCTCAAGTACAGCACGTTATATGTGGACCCGTGTCACCTCTACTGCAGCCGCTCACATCCCCTGTTTGGGGCGAAACAGTCCGCCGAGCTACGTGATCAGGTGCTACGCAGCAAGGTTGTTCACGCTGGTATCCACACCAGCCCGGACGTGGGCGCGCAACTGGCTGACATGAACAAAGCTGCCATCTCTTACTTTTACGAAGCGCGGCTGGCGATGATCCTCTCGGGCGCCTATATCGGTTTTATGCCGGAAAGCTACGTGGAACGTCAAGTCGAAGCGGGGGATTTGCGGGCTCTGATCCCGGACACCAAGCATTACGCCCTTGAGGTCACGGCCATCACCAGAGCCCATGGCCGGGCGAACCGGGCGAGGGATCTATTTATGGCTTTGCTGGCCGGCAATTAA
- a CDS encoding NAD-dependent succinate-semialdehyde dehydrogenase, producing MTLKLDHPGLFREQAYINGQWVAAAKGHTFPVFNPSTGGKVAAVPDLDADDTLAAIDAAETALKPWQALTAKQRAAYLRQWFDLILANQDDLARIMTTEQGKPLAEARGEVAYGASFVEWFAEEAKRSYGDVIPAHGTDKRLVTIRQPVGVVAAITPWNFPIAMITRKVAPALAAGCTVVIKPGEDTPLSALALAELAHRAGIPAGVINVVPTLQAPEVGRVLCADSRVRKLSFTGSTPVGKLLMRQCADTVKKVSLELGGNAPFIVFDDADVDAAVAGLMASKFRNAGQTCVCTNRVLVQDSIHDVFVDKLNAAVRELKAGDGFGEGVSIGPLINDKAVNKVRDLVDDALTSGAQICHQNVGMPDNPHFYPPTVVTGVTPAMRIAQEEIFGPVATVFRFTDEAEAVALANDTPFGLAAYFYSRDIGRVWRVAEALEYGMVGINEGLISTEVAPFGGIKESGLGREGSRYGIDDFVEIKYLCMGGIH from the coding sequence ATGACGCTGAAACTGGATCACCCCGGTCTGTTCCGGGAACAGGCTTACATAAACGGACAATGGGTGGCCGCCGCCAAAGGCCATACCTTTCCGGTCTTCAATCCCAGTACCGGCGGTAAAGTCGCTGCAGTCCCGGACTTGGATGCCGACGACACACTCGCTGCCATCGACGCCGCCGAGACCGCGCTCAAGCCCTGGCAGGCGCTAACTGCCAAGCAGCGTGCTGCGTACCTACGCCAGTGGTTTGACCTGATTTTGGCAAATCAGGACGACCTCGCCCGAATCATGACCACCGAACAGGGCAAGCCGTTGGCCGAAGCGCGGGGCGAAGTTGCCTATGGCGCGTCCTTCGTCGAATGGTTTGCGGAGGAAGCGAAGCGCAGTTACGGCGACGTGATCCCCGCCCACGGCACCGACAAGCGTTTGGTGACGATCAGGCAGCCTGTTGGCGTTGTCGCAGCCATCACGCCCTGGAACTTTCCCATTGCCATGATTACCCGCAAGGTGGCGCCGGCGCTGGCAGCCGGTTGTACCGTAGTGATCAAGCCTGGCGAAGACACTCCCCTGAGCGCTCTCGCTCTGGCAGAGCTGGCCCATCGGGCAGGTATTCCTGCCGGCGTGATCAATGTCGTTCCCACGCTGCAAGCGCCGGAGGTTGGGCGTGTACTTTGCGCGGATAGTCGCGTGCGCAAGCTGTCGTTCACCGGTTCGACACCCGTGGGCAAGCTATTGATGCGCCAATGTGCAGACACGGTGAAGAAAGTCTCCCTCGAACTGGGCGGTAACGCGCCCTTCATCGTGTTCGACGACGCGGATGTGGATGCAGCCGTTGCCGGTCTGATGGCCTCCAAATTCCGTAACGCCGGACAAACCTGTGTGTGCACCAACCGTGTTCTGGTTCAGGACAGCATTCACGATGTCTTTGTGGACAAGCTCAATGCGGCAGTCCGCGAACTGAAAGCGGGCGACGGTTTCGGTGAAGGCGTGAGCATCGGCCCGCTGATCAATGATAAGGCGGTAAACAAGGTGCGTGACCTGGTCGACGACGCCCTAACCAGCGGCGCGCAGATTTGCCACCAAAATGTCGGTATGCCGGACAATCCCCACTTCTATCCGCCGACCGTGGTGACCGGCGTAACACCCGCCATGCGCATCGCCCAAGAGGAAATCTTCGGGCCCGTAGCCACCGTCTTTCGCTTTACTGACGAAGCTGAAGCAGTGGCCCTGGCGAACGACACCCCGTTTGGTCTGGCCGCTTACTTCTACAGCCGCGACATCGGCCGGGTCTGGCGCGTGGCGGAAGCTCTGGAGTACGGCATGGTCGGCATCAACGAAGGGTTGATCTCTACCGAGGTGGCGCCGTTCGGTGGCATCAAGGAATCCGGCCTCGGCCGTGAAGGCTCACGCTACGGCATCGATGACTTTGTCGAAATCAAATACCTCTGTATGGGCGGCATTCACTGA
- the gabT gene encoding 4-aminobutyrate--2-oxoglutarate transaminase produces MSNQSLHDRRAQAMAQGQGALHPIYVDKARNAEIWDIEGARYIDFGAGIAVNNTGHNHPVVQAAVQDQIERFSHTCLMVTPYESAVALAEKLNLAAPGDTPKKSLFVTTGAEAVENCVKIARSFTGRSGVIAFKGGFHGRTNLTMGLTGKIKPYKAGFGPFPGEIYHAPYPNAYHGVSEADSLAALDDLFTCDIEPGRVAAIIIEPVQGEGGFYAAPPAFVQALRRLCDQHGILLIADEIQTGFARTGRLFATEYSGIEPDLMTMAKGIAGGFPISAVVGKAHIMDHPGPGALGGTYGGSPLGCAAALAVLDVIEAENLCERAQQVGEHMVSRLKRLQTRFPQRIGEVRNLGAMIAMELVVDGDANKPDAELTKALIDEARHHGLILLSCGIRGNVVRFLPALTISDELIAEGMDRLDEAFAALS; encoded by the coding sequence ATGTCCAATCAATCCCTTCACGACCGCCGTGCCCAAGCCATGGCTCAAGGCCAGGGGGCGCTTCACCCGATCTATGTGGATAAGGCACGCAACGCTGAAATCTGGGATATCGAAGGTGCGCGCTATATCGATTTCGGCGCCGGAATCGCAGTGAACAACACCGGCCATAATCATCCTGTCGTCCAGGCTGCCGTGCAGGATCAAATAGAACGTTTCAGCCATACCTGCCTGATGGTCACACCCTACGAATCCGCCGTGGCATTGGCCGAAAAGCTGAACCTGGCCGCGCCGGGCGACACGCCCAAGAAGAGCCTGTTCGTCACCACCGGTGCCGAAGCGGTGGAGAACTGTGTCAAGATTGCACGCTCCTTTACCGGACGCTCCGGCGTGATTGCATTCAAGGGGGGCTTCCACGGTCGCACTAACCTGACCATGGGCCTGACCGGCAAGATCAAACCCTACAAGGCCGGCTTCGGTCCGTTCCCAGGAGAGATCTACCATGCGCCCTACCCGAACGCCTACCATGGGGTGTCGGAGGCCGACTCGCTGGCGGCACTGGACGACCTGTTTACCTGCGATATCGAGCCGGGTCGTGTGGCGGCCATCATCATCGAGCCGGTCCAAGGTGAAGGCGGTTTCTATGCCGCGCCGCCGGCCTTTGTACAGGCGCTGCGGCGCTTGTGTGATCAGCATGGCATCCTGCTGATCGCCGATGAAATCCAGACCGGGTTCGCCCGCACCGGCCGACTGTTCGCCACCGAATATTCCGGCATCGAACCGGACCTGATGACCATGGCCAAGGGGATCGCCGGGGGCTTTCCGATTTCTGCGGTGGTGGGCAAGGCACATATTATGGATCATCCGGGTCCCGGCGCTTTGGGCGGCACCTATGGCGGCTCGCCCCTCGGTTGCGCTGCGGCACTGGCCGTGCTGGATGTCATTGAAGCAGAGAACCTGTGCGAGCGCGCCCAACAGGTCGGCGAACACATGGTCAGTCGCCTGAAGCGGCTACAGACCCGGTTCCCGCAACGCATTGGCGAGGTCCGTAACCTGGGCGCCATGATTGCCATGGAGTTGGTGGTGGACGGCGATGCCAACAAACCCGATGCGGAGCTGACCAAAGCGCTGATCGACGAGGCCCGCCACCACGGACTCATTCTGCTGTCCTGCGGCATTCGCGGTAATGTCGTCCGCTTCCTGCCGGCCCTGACCATCAGCGACGAACTCATCGCCGAGGGCATGGACCGTCTTGATGAGGCCTTTGCCGCTCTAAGCTGA
- a CDS encoding NAD(P)/FAD-dependent oxidoreductase encodes MLTTSHTNSYYAASANDKTIRPTLKGHVTADICIVGAGFTGMSTALHMAEKGYKVVVLEGSRIGFGASGRNGGQIVNSYSRDIDFIERHYGEKVGAEMGQMAFEGGRIIRRFVQQYGIQCDLKDGGLFAACNGKQFDELVAKKNLWEAHGHQQLELLDKQAIQQYVGSERYTGGLLDHSGGHFHPLNLVLGEAAAVESLGGVIYENSPALRIREGDKAVVHTGDGCVEADYVLVAGNAYLNGLLPKLESKAMPCGTQIITTEPLPEEVQRRLLPRDNCVEDCNYLLDYFRLSGDGRLIYGGGVTYGAREPEKVEALIVPKLLKTFPELKGVKVDYAWTGNFLLTLMRLPQFGRIGGNVYYAQGYSGHGITCTHLAGKVISDAIQGQAERFDIFSNLPQYPFPGGRMFRIPLTAMGAWYYNLRDQLGI; translated from the coding sequence GTGCTAACAACGTCCCACACCAATTCCTATTACGCGGCATCGGCGAACGACAAGACCATTCGCCCGACCCTGAAGGGGCATGTGACGGCGGATATCTGCATCGTCGGCGCCGGGTTTACCGGCATGTCCACGGCCCTTCATATGGCCGAGAAGGGCTACAAGGTGGTTGTGCTCGAGGGCAGCCGTATCGGCTTCGGCGCATCCGGCCGTAACGGCGGGCAGATCGTCAACAGCTATAGCCGCGATATTGACTTCATCGAACGGCACTACGGCGAGAAAGTGGGCGCCGAGATGGGCCAGATGGCCTTTGAGGGCGGCCGTATTATCCGTCGCTTTGTCCAGCAATACGGTATCCAGTGCGATCTGAAGGATGGCGGCCTATTCGCGGCCTGCAACGGCAAACAGTTCGATGAGCTGGTGGCCAAGAAAAACCTCTGGGAAGCCCACGGCCATCAGCAGCTGGAGCTACTCGACAAACAGGCCATCCAGCAATACGTCGGCTCCGAGCGCTACACCGGCGGCCTGCTCGACCACAGCGGCGGCCATTTCCATCCGCTGAATCTGGTATTGGGCGAAGCGGCGGCGGTTGAATCCCTGGGTGGCGTCATCTACGAGAACTCGCCGGCGCTACGCATCCGGGAAGGCGACAAGGCGGTGGTTCACACCGGGGACGGCTGCGTGGAGGCCGATTACGTACTTGTCGCCGGCAATGCCTACCTCAATGGCCTGCTGCCGAAGCTCGAGTCCAAGGCGATGCCCTGCGGCACCCAGATCATCACCACCGAGCCACTTCCGGAGGAGGTCCAGCGCCGGCTGCTGCCCAGGGACAATTGCGTCGAGGACTGCAATTACCTCCTCGACTATTTCCGCCTGTCCGGCGATGGCCGGCTGATCTACGGCGGCGGCGTGACCTACGGCGCCCGGGAGCCGGAAAAGGTGGAAGCCCTGATCGTGCCCAAGTTGCTCAAGACCTTTCCGGAGCTGAAAGGCGTAAAGGTGGATTACGCCTGGACCGGCAACTTCCTGTTGACGCTGATGCGCCTGCCCCAGTTTGGCCGTATCGGCGGCAACGTCTATTACGCGCAAGGTTATAGCGGCCACGGCATCACCTGCACCCACTTGGCGGGCAAGGTGATCAGCGACGCTATCCAGGGCCAGGCAGAGCGCTTCGATATCTTTTCGAACCTGCCCCAGTACCCGTTCCCCGGCGGCCGGATGTTCCGCATTCCGCTCACCGCCATGGGGGCCTGGTACTACAACCTGCGCGACCAACTCGGCATTTGA
- a CDS encoding Na+/H+ antiporter NhaC family protein, which yields MTDDTLHTESSATPMGRGLKDDPGRGTLFSILGYGAVLACFAYMSTWQGEEEPYGVLSLLPSLLIVVIAIKTKRPLESIFAGIIAGSLLIDPTNLFSSLGELSMNVVQNETIAWIVLVCGMMGGLINMLERGGSVLSFGQMLANRIKTKRGTMLTTSFLGLAVFIDDYLNSLAVSASMKNLTDRFKISREKLAFLVDSTAAPVCILVPISTWAVYFGALLEENGAVPDGQGMSLYIESIPYMAYGWAAILVVFLVAVGLLKDFGPMKKAEERARNGQPVPDGVEDVGFDTSNVRRTSTTVGLMNFLLPMAVLIIASIYYEIDLLLGALVASIFTMVLYFAQRLMSFGELTDSMLDGFKVMLHPIAVVCAGFMVKAINDELGMTTYIIDTISPYLSPELLPALVFATMAAVVFSTGSSWGVFVVSLPIVIPMAQAESRQRF from the coding sequence ATGACTGATGACACGTTGCACACAGAGAGCAGCGCCACGCCCATGGGCCGTGGCCTGAAAGATGACCCCGGCCGGGGCACGTTGTTTTCGATCCTGGGCTACGGTGCTGTGCTGGCGTGCTTCGCCTATATGTCGACCTGGCAGGGGGAGGAAGAGCCCTACGGCGTACTGAGTCTGCTGCCGTCCCTCCTGATCGTCGTTATCGCTATAAAAACCAAACGCCCCCTCGAATCCATTTTTGCCGGTATCATCGCCGGTTCCCTCCTGATCGATCCGACCAACCTTTTCAGCAGCCTTGGCGAACTCTCCATGAACGTGGTCCAGAACGAGACCATCGCCTGGATCGTGCTGGTCTGCGGCATGATGGGCGGGCTGATCAACATGCTCGAGCGCGGCGGCAGTGTGCTGAGTTTCGGCCAGATGCTGGCGAATCGCATCAAGACCAAGCGCGGCACCATGCTGACCACCTCTTTCCTCGGGCTTGCGGTGTTCATCGACGATTATCTGAATTCACTGGCCGTGTCGGCCTCGATGAAGAATCTGACTGACCGTTTCAAGATCTCCCGGGAGAAACTGGCATTCCTGGTGGATTCCACTGCGGCGCCGGTGTGTATCCTGGTGCCGATTTCCACCTGGGCGGTTTACTTCGGCGCCCTGCTTGAGGAGAACGGCGCCGTGCCCGATGGTCAGGGGATGTCGCTGTATATCGAGTCGATCCCATATATGGCCTATGGCTGGGCCGCGATACTGGTGGTATTCCTGGTTGCGGTGGGGCTGCTGAAGGACTTCGGCCCGATGAAAAAGGCTGAGGAGCGCGCGCGCAACGGTCAGCCGGTTCCAGACGGGGTCGAAGACGTCGGCTTCGATACCAGTAATGTTCGCCGCACCTCCACGACAGTCGGGCTGATGAACTTCCTGCTACCGATGGCCGTGCTGATCATCGCCAGTATTTACTATGAGATCGATCTGCTGCTGGGTGCCCTGGTAGCGTCGATTTTCACCATGGTTCTCTATTTCGCGCAGCGGCTGATGAGCTTCGGCGAGCTGACCGATTCCATGCTCGATGGCTTCAAGGTGATGCTGCACCCGATTGCGGTGGTCTGCGCCGGCTTCATGGTTAAGGCCATCAACGATGAACTGGGTATGACCACGTACATCATCGATACCATCAGCCCTTACCTTTCGCCGGAGCTT